One part of the Acidobacteriota bacterium genome encodes these proteins:
- a CDS encoding site-specific integrase: MPKRTNDGISKRCDCARRKWPKCIHPWHFNFHFGGKEHRHSLDTIARREGVRPPATKAEAMAMRDRLRSAIRAGTFGGAELPADDLTFGDVVRRYENEYVNVPTRRASAAEMFNVHLQMLLRAEVPGANGARVQLRHKPIAAITRADVEAVRADRRKGFADVLAGRVAGRKAGIRRPGVKGGEVGLNRLLARLRHLFSWAIQQGYLTASPFKLNGVTVVKLESKAESARQRRLQPGEEDRLLANASPHMRALILAALSTGCRPGELRGLRWSDIRRDADGAPIALDLAAARTKTSRGRVIPVGSKLRAVLEMRQTGPDGAQLPAAAYVFGNEVGEPVKSIRAAWNATCAAAGIIDLHANDLRREFACRLLESSAGLHDVRDFLGHSNISTTSTYLASSPVRLENALGRMEGRAEPRREDPADSHIVRTNDASEPIEASNDDAVTH; encoded by the coding sequence ATGCCGAAGCGAACCAACGACGGCATCAGCAAGCGTTGTGATTGTGCGCGGCGCAAGTGGCCGAAGTGTATTCACCCCTGGCACTTCAACTTCCACTTCGGTGGAAAGGAACATCGCCACTCTCTCGACACCATCGCCAGACGGGAGGGCGTCCGGCCGCCGGCGACGAAGGCCGAAGCCATGGCCATGCGGGATCGACTGCGCAGCGCCATCCGAGCGGGGACCTTCGGCGGCGCCGAGTTGCCCGCGGACGACCTGACCTTCGGCGACGTGGTGCGGCGGTACGAGAACGAGTACGTGAACGTGCCGACCAGGCGCGCGAGCGCGGCCGAGATGTTCAACGTCCATTTGCAGATGCTGCTCCGGGCGGAGGTCCCGGGGGCCAACGGCGCCCGGGTCCAGTTGCGTCACAAGCCCATCGCGGCCATCACCCGCGCCGACGTCGAGGCCGTCAGGGCAGACCGGCGCAAAGGCTTCGCAGACGTCCTGGCCGGGCGCGTGGCTGGGAGGAAGGCCGGCATCCGGCGTCCGGGGGTCAAGGGTGGGGAAGTCGGCCTCAATCGCCTCCTGGCGCGTTTGCGGCATCTCTTCTCGTGGGCGATTCAGCAAGGGTACTTGACGGCGTCACCGTTCAAGCTGAACGGGGTCACCGTCGTGAAGCTCGAATCGAAAGCCGAGTCGGCACGCCAGCGTCGCCTTCAGCCCGGCGAAGAGGATCGGCTGCTGGCAAACGCGAGCCCGCACATGCGCGCGCTCATCCTGGCCGCTCTCTCGACCGGGTGCCGGCCCGGTGAACTGCGCGGGTTACGCTGGTCGGACATTCGCCGCGACGCCGACGGCGCCCCGATTGCGCTGGACCTGGCTGCGGCGCGCACAAAGACCAGCCGCGGCCGCGTGATACCTGTCGGCTCGAAGCTGCGCGCGGTGCTGGAGATGCGCCAGACGGGCCCGGACGGAGCGCAGTTGCCAGCCGCGGCGTACGTGTTCGGCAACGAAGTGGGCGAGCCGGTGAAGAGCATCCGCGCCGCCTGGAACGCCACGTGCGCTGCCGCCGGCATCATCGACCTTCACGCGAACGACCTGCGGCGGGAGTTCGCCTGTCGACTGCTTGAGTCATCGGCGGGCTTGCACGACGTGCGCGACTTCCTGGGGCACTCGAACATCTCGACGACGTCCACCTACTTGGCAAGTTCGCCCGTTCGACTTGAGAATGCCCTGGGGAGAATGGAAGGGCGCGCCGAACCGCGGCGAGAAGATCCGGCGGATTCGCACATCGTTCGCACAAACGATGCGAGCGAGCCGATCGAGGCATCGAACGACGACGCTGTAACTCATTGA
- a CDS encoding NfeD family protein, whose amino-acid sequence MELLWWHWLVIGLLLVLVELATPGGFFVIFFGVSAIIVGALAGFGLAGPVWTQLLMFSVLSIISLVLFRARLLKAIQRDPQRPEVDALVGEIGHVEAPIGAGEIGKVEVRGAAWSARNTTLSTLPRGMRCRVVRVDGLMLEIEPEGAHS is encoded by the coding sequence ATGGAACTACTGTGGTGGCATTGGCTCGTAATCGGACTTCTGCTGGTCCTGGTTGAACTCGCCACGCCCGGCGGGTTCTTTGTGATCTTCTTTGGTGTGAGCGCGATCATCGTGGGTGCGCTTGCCGGCTTCGGCCTGGCCGGCCCCGTGTGGACCCAGTTACTGATGTTCTCGGTGTTGTCGATCATCTCGTTGGTCTTGTTCCGGGCGAGGTTGCTCAAGGCGATCCAGCGCGACCCTCAACGGCCGGAGGTGGACGCCCTCGTGGGCGAGATCGGCCACGTGGAAGCGCCGATCGGCGCCGGGGAGATCGGGAAGGTCGAGGTGCGCGGCGCGGCATGGTCGGCGAGAAACACGACGTTGTCCACCCTGCCCCGTGGCATGCGGTGCCGCGTCGTGCGTGTCGACGGCTTGATGCTCGAGATTGAACCAGAAGGAGCCCACTCGTAA
- a CDS encoding helix-turn-helix domain-containing protein has protein sequence MLDVAWLTRAQAAARVQLSERTLARAIRLGDLRAFKVGAGKKLWRLKPCDVDAWIEAAAVPMVVDRTGDGHTQKAATPVPAENGRSSRGE, from the coding sequence ATGCTTGATGTCGCCTGGCTGACGCGGGCCCAGGCCGCCGCCCGGGTGCAACTCTCAGAGCGCACGCTGGCGCGCGCAATACGGCTCGGAGACTTGCGTGCCTTTAAGGTCGGCGCTGGCAAGAAACTGTGGCGACTCAAGCCGTGCGACGTCGACGCGTGGATCGAGGCCGCCGCCGTGCCCATGGTTGTTGACCGCACCGGGGACGGTCACACCCAGAAAGCCGCAACACCTGTCCCGGCCGAGAACGGCCGCAGTTCCCGAGGTGAATAG
- a CDS encoding redoxin domain-containing protein, whose translation MADDRGGTRSLAEFQGKYVVLEWHEKGCPHVSKHYKGGAMQKRQAEWMARGVVWLLINSSAEGFHSYLTPEDSCAYAASLKAQPPMLLDTSGKVGKAYGVTTALHMVIIDPSGKVAYNGAIDDQPKPEASSLVGAQNYVDAALTALLAGKTVATPTSIPHGCEVHYAR comes from the coding sequence GTGGCTGATGATCGCGGCGGCACACGATCGCTCGCGGAGTTCCAGGGCAAGTATGTTGTCCTTGAGTGGCACGAGAAGGGCTGCCCGCACGTCTCGAAGCACTACAAGGGTGGGGCCATGCAGAAGCGCCAAGCCGAGTGGATGGCACGCGGCGTGGTGTGGCTGCTCATCAACTCGTCCGCCGAGGGCTTTCACAGCTACCTGACGCCAGAGGATTCCTGCGCCTACGCGGCAAGCCTGAAAGCGCAACCGCCGATGCTGCTCGACACGTCGGGGAAGGTCGGCAAAGCGTACGGAGTGACGACGGCGCTGCACATGGTCATCATCGACCCGAGCGGCAAAGTGGCGTACAACGGCGCAATAGACGACCAGCCGAAACCAGAGGCGTCGTCACTGGTCGGCGCGCAGAACTACGTGGACGCGGCGTTGACGGCCCTGCTCGCGGGCAAGACCGTGGCCACGCCCACCAGCATTCCGCATGGCTGCGAAGTCCACTACGCCCGGTAG
- a CDS encoding ribbon-helix-helix protein, CopG family, with protein MSPSAKKQTAFRIDADVLDGLKAIKERDGVPVSEQVRRALSAWVESRGVTKADRKRVGARKRP; from the coding sequence GTGAGCCCTAGTGCGAAGAAGCAAACCGCCTTCCGAATTGATGCCGATGTCCTCGATGGACTGAAGGCCATCAAGGAGCGAGACGGGGTGCCGGTTTCCGAGCAGGTCCGACGCGCGTTGTCGGCCTGGGTGGAATCGCGAGGGGTCACAAAAGCGGACCGCAAGCGCGTTGGCGCGCGCAAGCGGCCCTGA
- a CDS encoding AAA family ATPase, with protein sequence MFPERPSDVSPHDLDAERAVLGALLVAPSRLSEITSLGLQPVHFFRVAHRLIFRHILTLSAQGETIDPIILKRSLGDDLEEVGGFAYLSMLTDGIPKLANVAAYAKVVMHHWTARTDEAAYVKAIDEVRTLGPGEARERLLVRLSETGSPPRLTARTGLDLVLSHDVLTLDPSWPMLVPGSISAIVGQPAAGKTLLVIRMTAELLKAGRRVVVCALDGNGGLRGRLRAACSAFDLTHKHLENLVVVESLLLGDDKSVRDVITVATRADVVIIDTLARALGGLDENSASAVGTALNGCARISKGVGNAAVVIVHHMNKSGGSERGSTALRAGVDTLAFLEDQGEERVLKTDKMRDAECPPPRVFRLRLIPEHSSVVLDDAVNVSAAGSETELSTKTRQVLAELRMVGSASGKEISDNLHGRVARSTVFGALKSMEALGLVKQKGSTWSAARLP encoded by the coding sequence GTGTTTCCCGAACGACCTTCGGATGTATCGCCGCATGACCTTGATGCAGAACGAGCCGTCCTCGGAGCACTGCTCGTGGCACCGTCGCGACTCAGCGAGATCACCAGCCTTGGTCTGCAACCGGTTCACTTCTTTCGCGTAGCTCACCGACTCATCTTCCGGCATATTCTTACGCTGTCCGCACAGGGCGAGACGATCGACCCCATCATCCTGAAGCGCAGTCTGGGCGACGACCTTGAGGAGGTCGGTGGGTTTGCTTACCTGTCAATGCTTACGGACGGCATCCCCAAACTGGCGAACGTCGCGGCCTACGCGAAGGTGGTCATGCACCACTGGACGGCGCGGACCGACGAAGCGGCGTACGTCAAGGCGATCGACGAGGTCCGCACCCTTGGGCCTGGTGAAGCGCGTGAGCGGTTACTGGTCAGGTTGAGCGAAACCGGGTCCCCGCCCAGGCTTACTGCACGAACCGGGCTCGACCTCGTGCTGTCCCACGACGTGCTTACCCTCGACCCTTCGTGGCCGATGCTGGTACCTGGCTCAATTTCAGCGATAGTCGGCCAGCCTGCGGCCGGAAAAACCCTCTTGGTGATTCGGATGACGGCGGAACTTCTGAAGGCCGGGCGCCGCGTGGTCGTGTGCGCGCTGGACGGCAATGGAGGTCTGCGCGGACGCCTCCGCGCCGCGTGCAGTGCGTTCGACTTGACCCACAAGCACTTGGAGAACCTGGTTGTTGTTGAGTCCCTGCTGCTGGGCGATGACAAATCGGTCCGGGATGTCATCACAGTCGCAACGCGGGCTGACGTGGTGATTATCGACACCCTAGCGCGTGCGCTCGGCGGCCTGGACGAAAACAGCGCGTCCGCCGTCGGAACGGCGCTCAACGGCTGCGCGCGCATCAGCAAGGGCGTCGGCAATGCGGCCGTCGTGATCGTGCATCACATGAACAAGAGCGGCGGCTCCGAGCGGGGGTCGACCGCCCTCCGCGCGGGTGTTGACACGTTGGCCTTCCTGGAAGACCAGGGTGAGGAGCGGGTGCTGAAAACAGACAAAATGCGCGACGCCGAATGCCCACCGCCCCGAGTCTTTCGACTGCGACTCATTCCCGAGCATTCGAGCGTGGTGCTGGACGACGCAGTGAACGTCAGCGCCGCGGGCAGCGAGACCGAGTTGAGCACCAAGACCCGACAGGTGCTCGCGGAACTGCGGATGGTCGGGAGTGCATCAGGCAAGGAAATCTCGGACAACCTCCACGGCCGCGTCGCTCGCTCAACCGTCTTCGGCGCCTTGAAATCGATGGAGGCGCTTGGGTTGGTGAAACAGAAAGGCAGCACATGGTCTGCCGCTCGGCTCCCATGA